A window of Brettanomyces nanus chromosome 2, complete sequence contains these coding sequences:
- a CDS encoding uncharacterized protein (BUSCO:EOG09341OA5), whose protein sequence is MFTVFKTSGIEGSYSVSSNPLFVCDDCWTIYPAKHRTTKKKASVWQFNKRDYESRLAHDGVINRSNRDLVMSDIYSNLKKYISNLSKLKHPNFLTVIEPLEDHKNRLLFVTEYVVNSLVTLDKSTLDEIIVTKGLLQVATGLKFLHQSISTVHLNINPNSILLTENFDWKISGLQFIRALVNDTVAEKFVDPQDSRMPQFLSLDFRFCSPNLLLNHNVDYIDDLFSLACLIFYLFDDGSSLIRCDSSSLLDYERSFNRIKQLLSSVQSTGNLDHPFFQRIPTNYKQVFFSLIQKTQQSNKDVIQLHKPFSVDDFINSSIFNNDLIRILNVVDEFQALPNSDRVQFLSGLRNQINSFPKALLINKFIPILCQAVDPYLETAKKLQTDDEQIISLSIENLLLLSKTLSQLTFTDKVFPVLNRCLESLDLNSVKSLIITHLDIVKSKLGVTDPHQGMKSKHYQNFQKLLLQLFDKSISHGSSALPSSIKLQETLLDNLKMFLDYQSYSTITNRLFPAISDLFSTTTSLKVKVLTIQAFILMINGMEEKNLDNYIIIEKILPLIRKTQESNLKNADLLANLVKLYVHLFRKLRAATGKLSIGGNEVQVSDLILEGVYFEVWKLSKFVMAGDELKEIFRLLTEIDGYLRGLIKVRVGSIPQIKQALQEPQEPQETLQTLQTLQTLQTLEPRTPAHRTPKMAPLHLEKTPNVRFGATTNASSFHPIIKAPQGTSFMQPMKATRIGSSVTPPTLSSNIDWKANGNNNSLFQPIKPTKKLYNGLSR, encoded by the coding sequence attctgtttcttcaaatcccCTATTTGTTTGTGATGACTGCTGGACAATATATCCTGCCAAGCATAGAACTactaagaagaaggcttCTGTATGGCAGTTCAATAAACGAGATTATGAGAGTCGACTAGCCCACGATGGTGTGATAAATCGTTCCAACAGAGATCTTGTGATGTCCGATATCTACAgtaacttgaagaaatacatCTCCAACCTTTCCAAACTCAAGCATCCCAACTTCCTTACGGTGATCGAACCACTTGAAGACCACAAGAATAGACTACTCTTCGTCACTGAATATGTCGTCAATAGTCTTGTCACCTTGGATAAATCCACCCTTGATGAAATTATAGTTACAAAAGGTCTACTTCAGGTTGCTACCGGACTTAAGTTCCTCCATCAAAGCATCTCAACTGTGCATCTCAACATAAACCCGAattctattcttctcaCCGAGAACTTTGACTGGAAAATCTCCGGACTTCAATTTATAAGGGCCTTGGTGAATGATACAGTGGCCGAGAAGTTTGTTGATCCTCAGGATTCACGAATGCCGCAGTTTCTAAGCCTTGACTTCAGATTCTGCTCTCCAAACTTACTTCTGAATCATAATGTTGATTACATAGACGACTTGTTTTCATTGGCCTGTCTAATCTTCTATCTATTCGACGATGGGTCGTCTCTTATTAGGTGCGATAGTTCAAGTCTTTTGGATTATGAGCGTTCGTTCAATCGGATAAAACAGCTTCTATCCTCTGTTCAATCTACTGGCAACCTTGATCATCCGTTCTTTCAGAGAATACCCACCAATTACAAGCAGGTGTTTTTTTCGTTGATTCAGAAGACCCAACAGTCCAATAAAGACGTCATACAGCTCCACAAACCGTTTAGTGTAGACgatttcatcaattccTCGATCTTTAACAACGATCTTATTAGAATTCTCAACGTTGTCGACGAATTCCAGGCTCTTCCTAATTCTGACAGAGTTCAATTCTTGTCAGGACTTCGAAATCAGATCAACAGCTTCCCTAAGGCTCTACTTATCAATAAGTTTATCCCCATTCTTTGCCAGGCTGTTGATCCTTATTTGGAAACCGCCAAGAAACTTCAGACTGACGATGAACAGATCATTTCTCTAAGCATCGAGAATTTACTTCTATTGAGTAAGACATTGTCCCAGCTCACCTTCACCGATAAGGTGTTTCCGGTGCTAAATCGTTGCCTAGAATCATTGGATCTGAACTCCGTTAAGTCCTTGATAATTACTCATTTGGACATTGTCAAGTCGAAACTTGGTGTTACCGATCCTCATCAAGGCATGAAATCAAAGCACTATCAGAACTTTCAAAAGTTGCTTCTGCAGCTTTTTGATAAATCGATCTCACATGGCTCAAGTGCTCTTCCATCCTCTATAAAGCTTCAGGAAACTCTTTTGGAtaacttgaagatgtttTTGGACTACCAATCGTACTCTACTATTACTAATAGGCTGTTTCCAGCCATCAGTGACTTGTTTAGTACTACTACTTCCCTTAAAGTGAAAGTCCTAACTATTCAAGCATTTATCTTGATGATCAATGGaatggaggagaaaaacTTGGATAACTATATCAttatagaaaagatattaCCATTGATTCGAAAGACCCAAGAATCGAATCTTAAGAATGCTGATTTGCTTGCCAACCTGGTGAAATTGTATGTGCATCTCTTCAGAAAGTTACGAGCTGCTACCGGAAAGCTTTCTATTGGTGGCAACGAGGTTCAAGTCAGCGATTTGATTTTGGAGGGGGTCTATTTCGAGGTTTGGAAGCTATCTAAATTTGTAATGGCCGGAGAcgaattgaaggagattttTCGGTTGCTTACAGAGATCGACGGGTATTTGAGAGGGTTGATAAAGGTAAGAGTAGGAAGTATTCCCCAGATCAAGCAGGCGCTGCAGGAGCCGCAGGAGCCGCAGGAGACGCTGCAAACGCTGCAAACGCTGCAAACGCTGCAAACGCTGGAGCCCAGAACGCCAGCACACAGAACGCCCAAAATGGCTCCTCTTCACCTTGAAAAAACACCAAATGTACGCTTTGGTGCCACTACCAACGCCTCATCCTTTCATCCAATCATAAAAGCACCTCAAGGGACATCTTTCATGCAGCCAATGAAAGCCACTAGAATTGGTTCTTCTGTTACACCACCTACCCTTTCGTCTAATATAGACTGGAAAGCCAATGGGAACAATAACTCACTTTTCCAACCTATCAAACCGACGAAAAAGCTCTATAATGGACTCTCTAGATAA
- a CDS encoding uncharacterized protein (BUSCO:EOG09344NQI): MGREANENEEKGDNTALLDDDTYFFVLSLALVMAIYKKSSKNKQRYFSNDLKALLYAFGDSAAPNAETIQTLEDVLTSYLIDVLMEANKVRQIQKRTKLKVDDIEFALRKDAVKLGRVYDLQEMDKQITMAKKMFDEEAEKPERDEGKRKKRKRAAEESS, translated from the coding sequence ATGGGACGTGAGGCaaatgagaatgaagagaaaggagacaATACTGCTTtgcttgatgatgatacctACTTCTTTGTGCTAAGTCTGGCTCTAGTGATGGCCATCTATAAAAAATCATCAAAGAATAAACAGCGATATTTTAGCAATGATCTAAAGGCATTACTATATGCTTTTGGAGATTCGGCTGCACCTAATGCAGAGACCATACAAACACTGGAAGATGTGCTTACCTCATATTTAATAGATGTTCTCATGGAAGCCAATAAAGTGCGACAAATTCAGAAACGAACCAAGTTAAAGGTGGATGATATCGAATTTGCATTACGTAAGGATGCTGTGAAACTCGGAAGAGTATATGATTTACAGGAGATGGATAAACAGATTACTATGGCCAAAAAGATGTTCGATGAGGAAGCTGAAAAGCCTGAAAGGGAcgaaggaaagagaaagaaacgGAAGAGGGCTGCTGAAGAGAGTAGCTGA